In the Flavobacterium pallidum genome, one interval contains:
- a CDS encoding glycosyltransferase, with protein MNILLIGEYSRLHNSLKEGLMQNGHRVQLAGFGDGFKDYPMDLKFEKKWDRGFLKKVKVLIHKITGFDMSSYLIYRHFYKNRTFFSGYDAVQLINENSFYCGYHYERKILEHIFRNNKKVFLLSCGADYANVTYCFKNPGFKSVVQPYLAGKIKKKDFQPVLKFREEEYQKLHEYVYDNISGVIASDLDYHVPLEANPKYLGIIPNPVNLEKLKQNTENPRGKIVIFLGINHQNYFQKGIDFFEKALVEIEKKYHDRIEIIVTRSLPYKDYITAYHRAHIILDQAYSMDQGYNALEAMAKGKVVFTGAEKIFETFYNLTEKVAINALPDTDYIVSQLAFLIENPDEIKAIGKRASAFIKANHDHIDIANQYARAWQ; from the coding sequence ATGAACATCTTACTCATAGGAGAATACAGCCGCCTGCACAACTCCCTGAAAGAAGGATTGATGCAAAACGGGCACCGGGTGCAGCTTGCGGGTTTCGGCGACGGCTTCAAGGATTATCCGATGGATTTGAAATTCGAAAAGAAATGGGACCGTGGTTTTTTGAAGAAAGTGAAGGTTTTAATCCATAAAATCACTGGATTCGACATGAGTTCCTATTTGATTTACAGGCATTTTTATAAGAACCGTACCTTCTTTTCGGGCTATGACGCGGTACAGCTTATCAACGAAAACAGTTTTTACTGCGGGTATCATTATGAGCGGAAAATCCTGGAACATATTTTCAGGAATAATAAGAAGGTGTTCCTGCTTTCCTGCGGCGCAGATTATGCGAATGTAACGTATTGCTTTAAAAACCCCGGATTTAAATCGGTGGTGCAACCTTATCTTGCGGGAAAAATCAAAAAGAAAGATTTTCAGCCTGTCTTGAAATTCCGCGAGGAAGAATACCAGAAACTTCACGAGTATGTTTACGATAATATTTCGGGCGTGATTGCTTCAGACCTGGATTACCATGTGCCATTGGAAGCAAATCCGAAATATCTTGGCATCATCCCAAATCCTGTCAACCTTGAAAAATTGAAGCAAAACACTGAAAATCCCAGAGGTAAAATCGTCATTTTCTTAGGCATCAACCATCAGAACTATTTCCAGAAAGGCATTGATTTCTTTGAAAAGGCTTTGGTTGAAATTGAAAAGAAATACCACGACAGGATTGAAATTATTGTCACGCGCAGCCTGCCTTACAAAGATTATATCACTGCTTACCATCGCGCGCACATCATTTTGGACCAGGCCTATTCCATGGATCAGGGGTATAACGCGCTGGAAGCTATGGCGAAAGGTAAAGTGGTATTTACCGGTGCTGAAAAAATATTTGAAACTTTTTACAACCTTACGGAAAAAGTAGCCATAAACGCCCTGCCTGATACCGATTATATCGTTTCGCAACTGGCCTTCCTGATTGAAAATCCGGATGAAATCAAAGCCATCGGAAAGCGTGCTTCGGCATTTATTAAGGCAAATCACGATCATATTGATATTGCAAACCAATACGCCAGGGCATGGCAATAA
- a CDS encoding class I SAM-dependent methyltransferase, with the protein MESNRIPSSFRDPSGYVYKDGNTIKRHITPLYFRQYESLTESGFYNALFEKKYLVRHSEISKSPEAIIIGSEKIPFISYPYEWSFLQYKHAALLTLKIQKLALENNFTLKDASAFNITFHNGKPIFIDTLSFDFYNTDEPWHAYKQFIMHFLGPLALSHYYGLDCLKTLSANIDGISLDRISALLPFKSYMNPILYTNIHLPAKYEKKHAAAEAKTAGKLTLKSQLKLIDALYSYIESLTVKQQTEWDDYYNQTNYEKQAYEQKKQLTKTWASDIKAQSVLDLGGNDGTFSRELPETVGFVIVADVDPNAVEQNYRKILKNKETKLLPLVADILNPAPAIGFHNAERFSLLDRLRECPVDACIALAVIHHITLSGNIPFDMSARLFADVSEHLLIEFPNREDSWVKFLLDSKRDFRAHFDFYNEDHFEAAYGRYFDILKKEPLVASHRTLYTMKRK; encoded by the coding sequence ATGGAGTCCAATAGAATACCTTCTTCTTTCCGCGACCCCTCAGGTTATGTTTACAAGGACGGAAATACCATAAAAAGGCACATCACGCCGTTGTACTTTAGGCAATATGAAAGCCTCACGGAAAGCGGTTTCTATAATGCCCTTTTTGAAAAAAAATACCTGGTCAGGCACTCGGAAATTTCAAAAAGCCCTGAGGCCATCATCATCGGATCCGAAAAAATCCCGTTTATATCTTATCCGTATGAATGGAGTTTCCTGCAATACAAACACGCCGCGCTGCTGACATTAAAAATCCAGAAGCTTGCACTTGAAAATAACTTTACGCTGAAGGATGCTTCCGCTTTCAATATTACGTTCCACAACGGGAAGCCGATTTTTATTGACACCTTATCCTTTGATTTTTATAATACTGATGAGCCCTGGCATGCCTATAAGCAATTTATAATGCATTTTTTAGGGCCGTTGGCCTTAAGCCATTATTACGGACTTGATTGCCTTAAAACACTCTCCGCCAATATCGACGGGATCAGCCTTGACAGGATTTCGGCGTTACTTCCATTTAAATCATACATGAATCCGATACTGTATACAAACATCCACCTGCCGGCAAAGTATGAGAAAAAGCACGCTGCCGCAGAAGCCAAAACCGCAGGTAAGCTGACGCTGAAATCACAGCTGAAACTCATCGATGCACTGTATTCCTACATTGAATCGCTGACAGTAAAACAGCAGACAGAATGGGATGATTACTACAACCAGACCAATTATGAAAAACAGGCTTATGAACAAAAAAAACAACTTACCAAAACCTGGGCAAGTGACATAAAGGCGCAAAGCGTACTGGATTTGGGCGGTAATGACGGCACTTTTTCACGCGAGTTGCCCGAAACTGTTGGCTTTGTCATCGTCGCAGATGTCGATCCCAATGCGGTGGAGCAGAATTACCGCAAAATCTTAAAAAATAAGGAAACGAAACTCCTCCCTTTAGTAGCCGATATTTTGAATCCGGCACCTGCCATCGGGTTTCATAATGCGGAACGTTTTTCACTGCTGGACAGGCTCCGGGAATGCCCTGTCGATGCCTGTATCGCATTGGCTGTAATCCATCATATCACTTTGTCCGGGAATATCCCGTTTGATATGTCGGCACGGCTTTTTGCCGATGTTTCGGAACATCTTTTAATTGAATTCCCAAACCGGGAAGATTCCTGGGTGAAATTCCTGCTTGACAGTAAAAGGGATTTCAGGGCACATTTCGATTTCTATAACGAAGATCATTTCGAAGCCGCCTACGGCCGCTATTTCGACATTCTGAAAAAAGAGCCGCTGGTGGCTTCGCACAGGACGCTATACACGATGAAAAGAAAATAA
- a CDS encoding O-antigen translocase, producing MRSARAIWKSSLFKATSLNSLSIALKIAIGLVTSKVIAIFVGPSGMALVGNLRNFLSSLETIGTLGFQNGIIKYTAENKDNKPEFDRILSTVFLSLGVVAVILSLVLFFLAGLWSDMIFGEAYHYETVFRVLAAAMPWYACSLLLVAVINGLGKFREVVYINISGNIIGLLLSVIFISQYHTVGALLAVIVAPALVFFAALFFMPEEMSLAKYFKLKDFSFQVIRKMSSYSLMALVSALISPLVFVAIRNSIIHTEGIANAGYWEAMSRISGYYMMFVSTIVSVYFLPKLVGAKNNNETKNVILSFWKNVLPLFALALLVLYFLRSFVIRILFTKAFIPVGDLFLWQLSGDILKAFSMVLGYNLVAKKHTVAFIVTEFISMAVMYSASLYLVDAFGIEGVVMAHCITYFLYVLALLVFFRKILFRQGV from the coding sequence TTGCGTAGCGCGAGGGCCATATGGAAATCATCCTTATTTAAAGCAACGTCTTTAAACTCGCTCAGCATCGCGCTGAAAATTGCCATTGGCCTGGTCACCTCTAAAGTGATAGCCATTTTTGTCGGGCCGTCGGGTATGGCATTGGTCGGGAACCTTCGGAATTTCCTATCGTCCCTGGAAACCATCGGGACGCTGGGTTTCCAGAACGGTATTATCAAGTATACTGCTGAAAATAAAGACAATAAGCCGGAATTCGACAGGATATTGTCGACCGTTTTCCTGTCGCTTGGCGTGGTAGCTGTAATACTCAGCCTGGTGTTATTCTTCCTGGCGGGCTTGTGGAGCGATATGATTTTCGGTGAAGCCTATCACTATGAAACCGTATTCCGCGTGCTTGCAGCCGCGATGCCCTGGTACGCCTGTTCATTACTGCTCGTTGCGGTGATCAACGGCCTTGGGAAATTCCGTGAAGTGGTATACATCAACATTTCGGGAAATATCATCGGGTTATTGCTATCTGTGATCTTCATTTCGCAGTACCATACTGTCGGGGCACTTCTTGCAGTGATTGTTGCGCCGGCACTGGTGTTCTTCGCCGCTTTGTTCTTTATGCCTGAGGAAATGTCGTTGGCAAAATATTTTAAGCTGAAGGATTTCTCTTTTCAGGTCATCAGGAAAATGTCTTCCTATTCGCTGATGGCGTTGGTCTCAGCATTAATTTCGCCATTGGTTTTTGTAGCCATACGGAACAGCATCATCCACACCGAAGGCATTGCAAATGCTGGTTATTGGGAAGCGATGAGCCGCATTTCGGGTTATTATATGATGTTTGTCAGTACCATCGTTTCAGTGTATTTTTTGCCGAAACTTGTAGGTGCTAAAAACAACAATGAAACCAAAAACGTCATTTTAAGTTTCTGGAAAAATGTGTTGCCGCTTTTTGCATTGGCGCTTCTGGTATTGTATTTCTTAAGGAGCTTCGTCATCAGGATATTATTTACCAAAGCCTTTATTCCTGTCGGGGACTTGTTCCTATGGCAGCTTTCCGGCGATATACTCAAGGCATTTTCGATGGTTTTGGGTTATAATCTGGTGGCAAAGAAGCATACGGTGGCCTTTATTGTCACAGAATTCATTTCGATGGCCGTCATGTATTCCGCGAGTTTGTATCTTGTGGATGCCTTTGGTATCGAAGGTGTGGTGATGGCGCACTGTATAACGTATTTTCTATATGTGCTTGCGCTGTTGGTGTTTTTCAGGAAAATCCTTTTCAGGCAGGGAGTTTGA
- a CDS encoding DegT/DnrJ/EryC1/StrS family aminotransferase, protein MIPFLDLKKINEPYEAGFRQKMDEILAKGWFILGDEVGAFEKKYAAYCGTKHCIGVANGLDALVLVLKSYIQIGKLQQGDEVIVPANTFIATILSVLEAGLVPVAAEPDMQTFNLDPKSAADKITAKTKAIIVVHLYGQIADMDAFSAMAKKYNLLLIEDAAQAHGARNNKGVKAGNLSDAAAFSFYPAKNLGALGDAGAITTNDTALAAMVSSLHNYGSEVKYQHDFAGTNSRLDEIQAAFLNIKLDGLDRDNAHRRKIAAIYSEGISNPKIILPFYEGDQSHVFHLYVIRTGNRDALQQFLSSQGISSQIHYPIAPHRQKALKEWHHLSFPITEKIHEEVLSLPISPVMTEEDAHFVVSVLNQY, encoded by the coding sequence ATGATACCTTTTTTGGATTTAAAGAAAATAAACGAACCTTATGAAGCGGGCTTCCGCCAAAAAATGGATGAGATCCTTGCGAAAGGCTGGTTTATTTTAGGCGATGAGGTCGGGGCTTTTGAAAAAAAATACGCCGCTTATTGCGGCACGAAGCATTGCATCGGTGTGGCCAACGGACTTGACGCATTGGTCCTGGTCTTAAAATCGTACATCCAAATCGGAAAATTGCAGCAAGGCGATGAGGTGATTGTCCCTGCCAATACCTTCATTGCTACGATATTGTCGGTACTGGAAGCGGGATTGGTGCCCGTTGCTGCGGAACCGGATATGCAGACATTCAACCTCGATCCAAAATCGGCCGCAGATAAAATTACGGCTAAAACCAAAGCCATTATTGTTGTGCATCTGTACGGGCAAATTGCAGATATGGATGCATTTTCAGCCATGGCAAAAAAGTACAACCTACTGCTGATTGAAGATGCTGCGCAGGCTCATGGCGCAAGAAACAATAAAGGTGTCAAGGCAGGAAACCTTTCAGATGCTGCGGCATTCAGTTTTTATCCGGCGAAAAATCTTGGCGCTCTGGGCGATGCAGGCGCGATTACCACAAATGACACTGCACTGGCGGCAATGGTTTCGTCTTTGCACAATTACGGCAGCGAGGTAAAATACCAACACGATTTTGCCGGTACGAATTCCCGCCTGGATGAAATACAGGCTGCTTTCCTGAATATAAAGCTCGACGGATTGGACCGCGATAACGCCCATCGCAGGAAGATTGCAGCGATTTATTCTGAAGGAATTTCGAACCCGAAAATCATTTTGCCTTTTTATGAAGGGGACCAGAGCCATGTGTTCCATCTTTATGTAATCCGGACAGGAAACCGCGACGCATTGCAGCAATTCTTATCCAGTCAGGGCATCAGTTCACAGATCCATTACCCGATTGCGCCGCACAGGCAAAAGGCACTGAAGGAATGGCATCATTTATCTTTCCCGATTACTGAAAAAATCCATGAAGAAGTCCTCAGCCTCCCGATTTCTCCTGTAATGACTGAGGAAGACGCACATTTTGTCGTTTCAGTCCTAAACCAATATTAA
- a CDS encoding GNAT family N-acetyltransferase produces the protein MRLKNYTVIRYRSTEATGWNDFLKTAKNATFLFNRNFMDYHADRFPDFSLMVYNEERLVALLPANIDNGTILSHQGLTYGGLVYGNLKLQEVILVFREILLFLQQQGILKLVYKSIPSVYCLKPAQEVEYALFLAKAQIVRRDALSVLAHNGENEVSDLRKRGIKKGIKSGLVVKEENHFEDFWNQILIPNLESRHQAKPVHSLQEIELLASRFPENIRQFNVYHQNKIVGGTTVFETENVAHAQYIAANETRAELGSLDFLFNELTHNIFREKKFFDFGISNEMQGRKLNSGLSYWKESFGATTITQDFYEVATANYTLLDDVFI, from the coding sequence ATGCGCTTGAAAAACTATACCGTAATACGATACCGAAGCACTGAGGCTACAGGCTGGAACGATTTCCTGAAAACGGCAAAGAATGCCACTTTCCTGTTCAACAGGAACTTCATGGATTATCACGCAGACCGTTTCCCGGATTTTTCCTTAATGGTTTATAATGAGGAACGGCTCGTAGCATTATTGCCCGCGAATATTGATAACGGGACGATTTTATCACATCAGGGGCTCACGTACGGAGGGCTCGTTTACGGGAATCTTAAATTGCAGGAAGTGATTTTGGTTTTCCGGGAGATTTTGCTGTTCCTGCAGCAGCAGGGTATTCTGAAACTGGTCTATAAATCCATTCCGTCAGTGTATTGCCTTAAGCCTGCACAGGAGGTGGAATATGCCTTATTCCTGGCCAAAGCTCAAATCGTGCGCCGTGATGCATTATCGGTTTTGGCCCATAATGGCGAAAATGAAGTTTCCGATCTGCGGAAGCGCGGCATTAAAAAGGGCATTAAAAGCGGTTTGGTGGTTAAGGAAGAAAATCATTTCGAAGATTTCTGGAACCAAATCCTGATCCCGAATCTTGAATCACGGCATCAGGCAAAACCGGTGCATTCTTTGCAGGAAATTGAATTATTGGCTTCGCGGTTTCCGGAAAACATCCGCCAGTTCAATGTATACCATCAAAATAAAATAGTCGGCGGCACCACCGTTTTTGAAACTGAAAATGTGGCACATGCACAGTACATCGCTGCGAATGAAACCCGCGCCGAACTGGGCAGCCTTGATTTTTTATTCAATGAACTGACTCACAATATTTTCAGGGAAAAGAAGTTTTTTGATTTCGGAATTTCAAATGAAATGCAGGGTAGGAAACTGAATTCCGGGCTTTCCTATTGGAAGGAAAGCTTTGGCGCGACGACAATTACCCAAGATTTTTATGAAGTGGCGACAGCAAATTATACCCTGCTTGATGATGTTTTCATTTAA
- a CDS encoding T9SS type B sorting domain-containing protein produces MASTCCGVYSQDISLYQQFNGRYDFVFFGNTLNSEENNTLDGQPAPPCTILTESSATLALAPDDIIQSAYLYWAGSGTGDFDVALNGQPVTAQRMFNIINSAGLPCFGGFADITPQIIATGNADYLFTGLDLTSVIGPYCERGGNFGGWAIIVVYENAGLPLNQLNVYDGMQKIPPEIEITLNSLNVIDNDNAKIGFLAWEGDKNIDDGESLFINGQLLSNGLNPATNAFNGTNSFTISDTLYNMDLDVYDIQGNIHVGDIEAKIKLESGRDFVMINAIVTKLNSQLPDAVIVIGNTEKSCNSRLITVDYTVSNPQSTDPLPAHTQIAVFADDVYIGGAFTVAELPIGGSEDGTVTLEIPAGVPLDFTLRFVVDSDAAGVGSVKEINETNNTASLDFSLIVSPGFNQPQNLVACNEGGSRGTFDFSGYADAIRINPGDVVAFFNTENDASADVNPITITEGVVTVAPRRIFVRITNEHCFSVTSFDLLTRNCPPKVYNLVEPFPDNFYDTFLIDGLRDIFLNFKLSIFNRWGTLVWTGNNSKQDWDGTSSEGFRMFGKDLPAGTYFYILELNDPDYPQPLTGFVYLKK; encoded by the coding sequence ATGGCATCCACCTGCTGTGGCGTGTATTCGCAAGACATTTCGCTATACCAGCAATTCAACGGGCGATATGATTTTGTTTTTTTTGGCAATACGCTGAACTCTGAAGAAAACAATACCCTGGACGGCCAACCGGCTCCACCCTGCACAATACTTACGGAATCATCCGCTACACTGGCACTCGCCCCTGATGACATTATACAAAGCGCTTACCTTTATTGGGCAGGATCCGGCACAGGCGATTTTGATGTGGCGCTGAACGGGCAGCCTGTTACCGCACAACGCATGTTCAACATCATCAACAGCGCGGGTTTGCCCTGTTTCGGCGGATTTGCAGATATTACACCACAGATCATCGCTACCGGCAATGCCGATTATCTTTTTACCGGCCTGGACCTGACATCGGTTATCGGACCGTATTGCGAGCGTGGCGGGAATTTCGGGGGCTGGGCGATTATCGTCGTTTATGAAAATGCCGGCCTTCCGCTCAACCAATTGAATGTTTATGATGGCATGCAGAAGATTCCGCCTGAAATCGAAATCACGCTCAACAGCCTCAATGTAATTGATAATGACAATGCCAAAATCGGTTTCCTGGCCTGGGAAGGCGATAAGAATATTGATGATGGAGAAAGCCTTTTCATCAACGGGCAGTTGCTGAGCAATGGCCTGAATCCGGCAACCAATGCTTTCAACGGCACCAACAGTTTCACCATTTCGGATACGCTGTACAATATGGACCTGGACGTGTATGATATTCAGGGCAATATCCATGTCGGTGATATTGAAGCAAAGATAAAGCTGGAGTCCGGCCGGGATTTCGTAATGATCAATGCGATTGTGACCAAACTCAACAGCCAGCTTCCCGATGCGGTGATTGTTATAGGTAATACAGAAAAATCGTGTAATTCCAGGCTCATTACCGTGGATTATACCGTATCGAATCCGCAAAGTACCGATCCGTTGCCGGCCCATACACAAATTGCAGTATTCGCCGATGACGTGTATATCGGCGGGGCTTTTACGGTTGCCGAACTCCCGATCGGTGGCAGCGAGGACGGCACCGTTACACTGGAAATCCCGGCTGGTGTACCCTTGGATTTCACCTTGCGGTTTGTGGTCGACAGTGATGCGGCCGGAGTTGGGAGTGTAAAAGAAATTAATGAAACCAACAATACTGCTTCACTTGATTTCTCATTAATTGTTTCGCCAGGGTTCAACCAGCCGCAAAACCTGGTGGCATGCAATGAAGGCGGAAGTCGCGGTACCTTTGATTTTTCAGGATATGCGGACGCAATAAGGATAAACCCCGGCGATGTGGTCGCTTTTTTCAATACGGAAAATGATGCTTCCGCAGATGTCAATCCTATAACCATCACTGAAGGCGTAGTGACGGTAGCGCCGCGCAGGATTTTCGTACGGATCACCAATGAGCACTGTTTCAGCGTGACTTCGTTTGATTTACTGACGCGCAACTGCCCGCCGAAAGTGTACAACCTTGTAGAGCCTTTCCCTGATAATTTTTACGATACTTTCCTGATTGACGGCTTAAGGGATATTTTCCTGAATTTCAAACTGTCGATATTCAACCGCTGGGGAACACTGGTCTGGACCGGAAACAACAGCAAGCAGGACTGGGATGGCACGTCGTCAGAAGGATTCCGGATGTTTGGGAAGGATTTGCCTGCAGGGACTTATTTCTATATATTGGAGCTCAACGACCCGGATTACCCGCAGCCATTGACGGGGTTCGTATATTTGAAGAAATAG
- a CDS encoding trimeric intracellular cation channel family protein produces MFYLLDIIGTMAFAVSGALTAMNKKLDPFGVYIIAFVTAVGGGTLRDIMIGRTPVGWMRDPNYVYLITAGFFLAIIFRKKLDHLRISLFLFDTIGLGVFTLIGLEKGINTGLHPVICIALGTMTASFGGVIRDILCNEIPVIFRREIYATICIIGGMVFFGLKKTGLEKDAIYLITSCVIIILRLMAVKFKWYLSPLEQ; encoded by the coding sequence CTGTTTTACCTGTTGGATATCATCGGGACCATGGCTTTTGCGGTCTCCGGCGCCTTGACGGCGATGAACAAAAAGCTGGATCCGTTCGGGGTGTACATCATCGCCTTCGTGACTGCGGTAGGAGGCGGGACGCTGCGCGACATCATGATAGGCCGCACGCCTGTGGGCTGGATGCGCGATCCCAATTATGTGTATTTAATTACGGCTGGTTTTTTCCTGGCCATCATTTTCAGAAAGAAACTGGACCACCTCCGCATCTCGTTATTCTTATTCGACACCATCGGTTTGGGCGTGTTTACGTTGATCGGATTGGAAAAAGGAATCAATACCGGGCTGCATCCGGTGATCTGCATCGCTTTGGGAACCATGACGGCGAGTTTCGGTGGCGTGATCCGCGATATCTTATGCAATGAGATCCCGGTGATCTTCCGCCGCGAAATTTACGCAACCATCTGCATCATCGGCGGTATGGTGTTCTTTGGCCTGAAGAAAACCGGATTGGAAAAGGATGCCATCTACCTGATCACTTCCTGCGTCATCATCATCCTGAGGCTGATGGCCGTGAAATTTAAGTGGTATTTATCGCCTTTAGAGCAGTAA
- a CDS encoding RDD family protein: MTQLSITTTQNVNINFTAASIGVRILALLADILIQVAYLIFIYWFLYGVLDFTEVTSGWDYWSVMALNAVIYLPVMFYTLTMESVFEGQTVGKRLLKLKVVKIEGYQADFGDYLIRWLLRMIDLFFLFGLIGLITALVTKKTQRLGDLAAGTAVITLKNNISIDHTILQEIDSQYIPTYPTVIQLTDNDIRIIKETFHVAVKDRDYNIFTKLRSKIEEVTGIKNQSGSDEVFIGIILMDYNYYTQKM; the protein is encoded by the coding sequence ATGACTCAATTATCAATTACGACCACCCAAAATGTTAATATTAATTTCACCGCAGCTTCCATAGGTGTGCGGATTTTGGCGTTGCTGGCGGATATATTGATCCAGGTCGCTTACCTCATTTTCATTTATTGGTTCCTTTACGGCGTGCTCGACTTTACCGAAGTGACCAGCGGCTGGGATTATTGGTCCGTGATGGCACTCAACGCCGTGATTTACCTTCCCGTAATGTTTTACACCCTTACGATGGAAAGCGTTTTTGAAGGGCAAACTGTCGGAAAGCGCCTGCTGAAACTCAAGGTCGTAAAAATTGAAGGCTACCAGGCTGATTTCGGGGATTACCTGATCCGTTGGCTGCTGCGTATGATCGACCTGTTTTTCTTATTCGGACTCATTGGCCTCATTACGGCATTGGTGACGAAAAAAACACAGCGGCTTGGCGACCTGGCAGCCGGAACTGCGGTCATCACGTTAAAGAACAACATTTCCATCGACCATACGATATTGCAGGAAATCGACTCACAGTACATACCAACCTACCCGACGGTGATACAACTCACCGACAACGACATCCGCATTATAAAGGAAACCTTTCACGTGGCCGTGAAAGACCGGGATTACAATATTTTTACCAAGCTGCGCAGCAAAATCGAGGAAGTCACCGGCATTAAGAACCAATCCGGCAGCGACGAGGTCTTTATCGGGATTATCCTGATGGATTACAATTATTATACCCAGAAAATGTAA
- a CDS encoding stage II sporulation protein M has product MREIAFIKQNKEKWLEFEQVIFGKTKKNPDEIASLYIHLVNDLSYAQTYYPKSKTVVYLNHLASTIYQKIYKTRRHETNRVVYFFKTEVPLLVYQYRRYLIFAFAFFFLTVAIGALSAAYDDTFCRLILGDGYVNTTLENIKDGNPVAIYKSGSHLGGFIAITLNNLRVGAMCFVSGILGGFGTFYLALNNGVMLGSFQYFFYQHGVFWESVRGIWIHGSMEIFAIVIETAAGFILGASILFPRTYSRINSLMIGFKVSLKIFLATVPFTIAAGFLEGFITRYSIDMPHWLSVFIILSTLSAISFYFLIYPAIVNKKVYKDAAI; this is encoded by the coding sequence ATGAGAGAAATTGCGTTTATTAAGCAAAATAAAGAAAAATGGCTTGAATTCGAACAGGTCATTTTTGGCAAAACTAAGAAAAATCCGGATGAGATTGCGAGTCTTTACATTCACCTGGTGAATGACCTCTCCTATGCGCAGACCTATTACCCGAAAAGCAAGACGGTCGTTTACCTCAACCACCTGGCTTCGACCATCTACCAGAAAATTTACAAGACCAGGCGGCACGAAACCAATAGGGTAGTGTATTTCTTTAAAACCGAAGTTCCGCTGCTTGTCTACCAATACCGGCGTTACCTGATTTTCGCGTTCGCCTTTTTTTTCCTGACCGTAGCCATTGGTGCGTTATCTGCGGCATATGATGATACCTTCTGCCGGCTGATTCTCGGCGACGGCTATGTCAATACTACTCTGGAGAATATCAAGGACGGGAATCCCGTCGCGATTTATAAGAGCGGCAGCCACCTGGGCGGTTTTATCGCCATCACGTTAAATAACCTGCGGGTTGGCGCGATGTGCTTTGTCTCGGGGATATTGGGTGGATTCGGGACTTTTTACCTCGCATTGAACAATGGCGTGATGCTGGGCTCGTTCCAGTATTTCTTTTACCAGCACGGCGTATTCTGGGAAAGCGTGCGCGGGATATGGATCCACGGCTCAATGGAAATTTTCGCCATCGTCATTGAAACCGCAGCCGGTTTTATCCTTGGCGCTTCGATACTGTTCCCGAGAACCTATTCCAGGATCAATTCCCTGATGATCGGTTTTAAGGTAAGCCTGAAAATATTCCTGGCTACGGTGCCCTTCACGATAGCCGCCGGTTTCCTTGAAGGGTTCATCACGCGATATTCTATCGATATGCCGCATTGGCTGAGTGTTTTCATTATCCTTTCGACCTTATCGGCGATTTCATTTTATTTCCTGATCTATCCCGCAATCGTAAACAAAAAAGTATACAAGGATGCAGCAATTTGA
- a CDS encoding DUF4129 domain-containing protein — protein MTDQSDVKKPSFPDLKKKYNSDEFIYETRSKKKNAWERFLEWLREVFGGNDGNGKSKSVLNLFMKILAGAIILFVIFLIVKAVMNKEGKWIFGKRSDKSILRYDDLEKDLQSVDFEKLIRDTKISGEKRLMIRYYYLWLLKKMSAQGYIEWDTEKTNSDYLNELKHADFRTNFEYLSYLYNYIWYGEFDIDEKALATAAAAFEKTIKSIPS, from the coding sequence TTGACCGATCAATCTGACGTTAAAAAGCCATCGTTTCCGGATTTGAAGAAGAAATACAATTCGGACGAATTCATTTATGAAACCCGCTCAAAGAAAAAAAACGCCTGGGAACGCTTCCTGGAGTGGCTCAGGGAAGTTTTCGGCGGGAATGACGGCAATGGAAAATCAAAAAGCGTATTAAACCTTTTTATGAAGATCCTTGCGGGGGCCATCATCCTTTTTGTCATCTTCCTGATCGTAAAAGCGGTAATGAATAAGGAAGGAAAGTGGATTTTCGGTAAAAGATCCGACAAAAGCATACTCCGTTATGACGACCTTGAAAAAGACCTGCAGTCGGTGGATTTTGAAAAGCTGATCCGCGATACTAAAATTTCAGGTGAAAAAAGGCTCATGATCCGCTATTATTATTTGTGGCTGCTTAAGAAAATGTCGGCACAGGGCTACATCGAATGGGATACTGAAAAAACCAATTCCGATTACCTGAATGAATTGAAGCATGCGGATTTCAGGACCAATTTCGAATACCTGTCCTACCTTTACAATTACATCTGGTACGGCGAATTCGACATCGATGAAAAAGCGCTCGCTACAGCCGCTGCGGCATTTGAAAAAACCATCAAATCCATACCATCATGA